A stretch of DNA from Methylogaea oryzae:
TTACGGCATCGAGTTGCTGTGGCATCCGTCCTTGTCGGCGCAACCGGCCGGGCATTTGGACCGGGTGTTGCGGCGCATATTCGACGGCGAGCTGGCGCTGGATATCCTGTGTGTCGAAGGCAGCATCATGACCGGACCCAACGGTTCCGGCATGTACGATCCCTACGGCGATCGTTCCAAAATGAGCCTGGTGCGCGAGTTGGCGGACCAAGCCGGCTTCGTCGCCGCCATGGGCACTTGCGCCGCTTTCGGCGGAGTGCACGCCGCGCCGCCCAATCCGACCGACTGTCTGGGATTGCAATACGACGGCCAAGCGCCGGGGGGGCTGTTGCCGCCGGAGTGGCGCTCCGGCCGCGGCCTGCCGGTCATCAACGTGGCCGGCTGTCCCGCCCATCCCAATGCCATGACCAAGACGCTGGCCATGCTGGCTTCCGGCCTGCCGCTGGAGTTGGACGCCCTCAACCGGCCGAAGGCGTTTTTCAGCAGCCTGGTGCACCAGGGCTGTACTCGCAA
This window harbors:
- a CDS encoding NADH:ubiquinone oxidoreductase, whose amino-acid sequence is MTSLLWLQTGACGGDTMALLCADSPSVEQLATDYGIELLWHPSLSAQPAGHLDRVLRRIFDGELALDILCVEGSIMTGPNGSGMYDPYGDRSKMSLVRELADQAGFVAAMGTCAAFGGVHAAPPNPTDCLGLQYDGQAPGGLLPPEWRSGRGLPVINVAGCPAHPNAMTKTLAMLASGLPLELDALNRPKAFFSSLVHQGCTRNEYHEYDVEDTEFGERGCLFFNLGCRGPSTLAVCNTELWNGSNSKTRAGVPCFGCTSPDFPRSHDLFRTEKIGAIPLDLPLDVQRAGYMAYKSLAHEAAPQRVLDKAMEP